CAATCGCGGGTAGCCGGAATCGATCTCCATGAGGTCATACTCAACCGCCAACGAGCCTCATTCGACCGGTAACGCGCCGTGTTCGGGTCCGCCTCGTTGGCGGCGCCGAGCAGACGCATAAGTCCCCGAAAACGGCCGTTTTCGGGGGACTTTGCGTCTGCTCGCGCCAGCCAGCGACGCCATGACGATCCCGTCAGGCCAGGAAGGCGCCCGCGGATGTGATCACGTCTCCGGCGGCAAGATCGCTCGTTGTGAGCTTCCTGAACAGCAGGCCGACGTTGTCGCCAGCAGTCGCGGTGTCCCTTTTCTTGCGGAAAGCCTCGATAGCGTCGACCGTGACGCCGCGCCCGCCGTTGATCTGCACCGTGTCACCGACGCGCAGCTCCCCATACTCCACGCAGCCGGTGGCGACCAGCCCGCGACCGCGGATGAAGAACACGTCCTGGACCGTCATGCGGAACATGCGGCAACGCTACTGGCCCGACGGCCACCGCGAAATGCCAGACTGATCAGACGCGCGTCAGCCGCGTCCGTTTGCTAGCCGGTGCCGACGCAGCCGCTGACGTCGAAGTACCGACCCACGTCAGCGCATGCGTTGACGCTGCCGGCCGGGGCCGGCGGCGGTGGGGGCGGAGTGGAGTCCTGCGACGACGCGTATTGCTCGACGGTACCGGCGACATCCGAACAACCACCCACCGAGACGTGTCGGCCGCCCACGCTGGCGCAGGCATCGGCCCGAGCCTGCGCGGGGGCGGCGAGGGCGAGGGCTCCCGCGGCTCCGGCCATCGCCAGCACCAGCGCAGCGGCCGATAGCCAGGATCGCGCGCGCCGAGGCGCGTTGCGGGTCCGATTCTTGCCGCTGCTCATCGGCTGGGCTGTGCCGTTCATGTCGCTTCCCCTGTCTAGTTGGCTTGCTTGCAAACCGTTGTTTGCCTCACTGACCACTATCGGCTGCCGAACGCGACAAATCAGTCGGATGAACGCCCGATCCGGGGGACGAAATTCTCTCCCCCTATTGGGGGAGGACAACGAAGTCCGCGGCCCCGCCGCAGCGCATGCATGGGCGGCCGCGAGAAAGCGAAACACATTGGTGCAGCAGGGTTTTCACTCACATACCGGGTCCCGCCGGGAGCTGCGCGGTGTCGCGGCGGCCGGTCACCGAACCCGTGGGACACGCTGGCGTTGAGGCAATGGTTGTGGCATACCAGTGGCGTGATTGAAGTGACATTGCTGGGCACGGGCAGAGGGGTGCTGCAGCGCGCGGCCGCTGTCGGCGTGAGCGCCAACGCGCTGACGGCGCTGTTGGTGACCCATCTGCACAGCGACCACATCGCCGATCTCGGTGACGTGTTGATCACCCGGTGGGTCACCACATTTGGACCCGAACCGGCGCCATTGCCAATCATCGGCCCGCCCGGAACTGCCGCCATGGTCAAGGCGACGTTGGCCGCCTTCTCCGCTGATATCGCCTATCGGATTGCCCACCACGCCGACCTGACGCAGCCCCCCGCCGTCGAGGTTCACGAACACACCGAGGGAGGCGTGGGACCGGGACGGAGTTCGGGTGTTGGTGGCACCCACGGGCCACCGGCCCGTGTCTGCGACGATAGCGTTTCGCGTCCAGCACGACCGCGTGTCGGTCGTCTTGGCCGGTGACAGCGTGCCGTGCCACGGCCTTGACCAGCTGGCCGCCGGCGCGGACGCCCTGGTGCATAGCGTGATTCGCAAGGATCTCCTGAAAACGTTGCCCCAGCAACGCATTCGAGACGTCTGCGACTACCATTCCTCGGTCGAAGAGGCCGCTTCGACCGCGTCGCGCGCCGCCGTGGGCACGTTGGTGCTCACCCATTGCGTGCCGCCGATCGCGCCGGGGCAAGAGGAGGCATGGCGGGCGTGCGCAGCCGCGCATTTCGGCGGACGCATCGAGCTGGGGCCCGACCTGCACCGCATCGAGGTGAACGGCACCACCTGACGAGCGCATTCACGGCCGCCCACGCCTCCGAATCGTCCGGCACCGACGTGACCGGGCGCGCGCGAAATTTGTCGCGCCATTCGAACGGGGAAGCAACAATGAGAAGGCGCCCGACTGACCGTCAGCCGGGCCCAGCTTTGCCGAGAGCGCTTGGAGCAGCCCATGGCCGACCCCACCCGAGTCACAGTCGTCGTCGCCGACGATCACCCGGTAACGCGCCAAGGCGTGGCGCGCGCCTTGAAGTCCAGCGGACGGGTCGAGGTCGTGGCCGAGGTGGCGGACGGTCGCGCGGCGCTGGAGGCCATCAGGCAACTGCGGCCCGCGGTCGCCCTTCTCGATTACAAGATGCCCGAGCTGGACGGCCTCGAGGTCACCCACGCGATAACCCGCGATGGGTTGCCCACTCACGTGGTGCTGCTGAGCGCCTTTGATGACAGTTCGATTGTCTACAAGGCCCTGGCCGAGGGTGCTTCGGGATACTTGACCAAAGAATCCGACAGCGACGAGATCGTGAACGCGGTGGTCAGATGCGCCAGCGGCGACACATACCTGCCCGCCGGGGTGGCAGGTGGGTTGGCCGGTGAGGTCAAACGGCGCGGCAGGGGAGACACGGCGCTACTCACCGAGCGTGAGGTCCAGGTGGTAACGATGATGGCCGACGGGTTGTCGGTTCCGCAGATCGCGTCGCGCCTGCACCTGGCACCAAGCACGGTGAAGACGCACGTGCAGAGCCTGTACGAGAAGCTTGGTGTCTCGGATCGTGGGGCCGCCGTCGCCGAGGCCATGCGGCGTCGACTGGTGGAATGAAATGAGGCCGCTGGCCCGTCATCGCCGAGGAGATGCGGCATCAGCGCCGA
This is a stretch of genomic DNA from Mycobacterium lacus. It encodes these proteins:
- a CDS encoding EF-Tu/IF-2/RF-3 family GTPase, producing the protein MFRMTVQDVFFIRGRGLVATGCVEYGELRVGDTVQINGGRGVTVDAIEAFRKKRDTATAGDNVGLLFRKLTTSDLAAGDVITSAGAFLA
- a CDS encoding response regulator transcription factor, with the protein product MADPTRVTVVVADDHPVTRQGVARALKSSGRVEVVAEVADGRAALEAIRQLRPAVALLDYKMPELDGLEVTHAITRDGLPTHVVLLSAFDDSSIVYKALAEGASGYLTKESDSDEIVNAVVRCASGDTYLPAGVAGGLAGEVKRRGRGDTALLTEREVQVVTMMADGLSVPQIASRLHLAPSTVKTHVQSLYEKLGVSDRGAAVAEAMRRRLVE